Within Phaenicophaeus curvirostris isolate KB17595 chromosome 7, BPBGC_Pcur_1.0, whole genome shotgun sequence, the genomic segment TAGATAGTATCAGTGCTGTTGAATTATCATTATTGTTTCCTTTatgtttttcaaattttctaggtttttttttttaaacagtacatgctttctttaaaaagttacTTTTATTGCTAATGTTCTATCAGAGAGACTCCTCTCCATTCTtgaaggaaagaatgaaagagagttcagttttcatttcctcAATCAGTTacaaattttggaaaaaatatactCTGAGTTGATAACCTGACATGTTTCTGCTCGATCAGTATATGTTATTTATGGTTACTTAAGATGAAGGATTGAATGCACTGTATTCATGACCATGAGCACTGTTATTCTTTGAAAAACTCAATAATGTCTTATGACATGGAACTGACAAGTCAAActtagttttcctttgtttcttatTCTTACAGGCCTGTGAAAAGGCAGGAATTCAGATACCTCGGTTTTGTTACCATGATCGTCTCTCTGTTGCTGGAAACTGTAGGATGTGTCTTGTGGAAATAGAGAAAGCTCCCAAGGTATTGTGTATGTTTCATAGGAATTAGGCTTCAACCGCATATTTTCAGCTGATATTACACACATAATAAACTTCAGATACTGTATGAATTCAGCTGTAAGACTAGTGTTTGCTGGTTTGTTCTAGCTAAGGAGACGTTGTAGTTACTTAACAGTTTATGTTCTGATGCATTATGTGCCATTGACATCTATTACAAAGTAGCAGTTGACTTCAGGATTGGAGGCTGTCTTAAGCAGTGTTAAGACATCTACACAGATAGTTGAGGCATTCTTTTGTGCGTCAGTCTTGGATTACACATTTATATTCACCTGTAAAACTGTTCAGCTCATCTCAATTTGAATTTCATAGTTTTGTATTGCTGGAAATCTTGGGTTATCACTAAAGATGGAAGTCATGATGAACTATCTCATAACATAATTGAAGAGTAGGAGGGATTCATTTTCTGAGCAGGAGCTTTTGTTAAGCTTGGAGTAATCTTGCGAAAAATTTTATTCCAAGACTTTGTATAGACTTTCTCCAACTAAATGTCTAATAAATTATGCCTACTCTGAACTTCAGTTCTAGAGGTTTTCCAGGCCTCTGTTGAATCTCTTTGATTTGCCTTTCTTCTTGCTATTAACTACTTGAACTGGAACCCAAAAGTATAAAATtttcaactttaaaaataaataaattacaactAATTAACCTTTTTATATAGCAGATAGTTAATAAGTATGGCTTCTAGAGACTTTATtggatagatttttttttttaatttgctttgcagatacctttttatttctacaaTGTGTTAAATTAATTAACAGATTCCTATGTAAGAATTTGGAGGGAAGGCGAGGTTGGGGGTTGTGCTCATGTTGAGAAGAAATATGTTGTGTTCACGCTTGCTTTTTATGATGGTTGCAGCCAGTTGCTGCTTGTGCCATGCCAGTTATGAAGGGCTGGAACATACTGACGAACTCTGAGAAGTCCAGGAAAGCCAGGTATCTTTCTTCTAGCCTCCTCTAGCTGATGAGTTGTGCTATTTACTAAATGACATAAATTTTATATTGACTTTAATTCCTGAACCCAACAGAGAGGGTGTAATGGAGTTCCTGCTGGCGAATCACCCATTGGACTGTCCTATCTGTGATCAGGGTGGAGAATGCGATCTACAGGTACAACATCAATTGAATTATGTAGACTTATGTAATAATACTCGTCTTAGGTGAAATTGTGCTTTCCAGCAGCCTGGAtatgtctgttttctgttgtctgttcTAGGATCAATCAATGATGTTTGGCAGTGATAGGAGTAGATTTAGAGAGGGAAAACGTGCTGTGGAGGACAAGAACATTGGCCCATTAGTCAAAACAATCATGACTCGGTGTATACAGTGCACTCGATGTATCAGGTAATgacctttatttttcactggaGAGAGTACTGAACAGTAACATTTATATCAGTTTGTGCATGAGAAACAAACACTGAGAGGcagtcaattttttttatttcttttctgactgTACTTTAGAATATATTTCCAGTACAGACTGAAGTATTATTCCATTAGTATCTTTATACCATAGCTTCACGTGACTTTGATGGTACTGCACTGATAGCTGGTTTCCCAGAACTACCGGTCAGCTGTCATGCTGGAAACAGAGAGAGCTGACCCAAACATGAAAGAAATCAGAGTTCTACAGGGTGAAACTCATCACATGTTGTTAGTGCCAGAATGGGTTTTAAAACATTAAGTGATTTCTGCAGCCGTGGTTGCAAAAGCTTAGTCCTGACAGTCTCTAGTATCTAAATCTATGCTGTTCTGCAGTCCAAAGATTCAGAACCAGCTAACTTGGGCCAGATGGAAAAGAATCCAATGCCTAATTCCAGAAAACTTTTGTGTTAGGACTAGTCTTGGGCTCAAAATGTGAAATTCAGCAAGTACTgaactgctctgtttttttgATTTAATTCCGCCTAGTTTTTGTAGCCCCATCTAAATGAAATTCTGCAGGTGTATCGTCCTGCATGTGGTGGTGCCAACTAATGCATCTAaacaattcttttcttctttcaggtgTATCAAGTTAGGCTAATGTTTTATCATAAGAAAGTTAGATAAGAATTGAAAAGCATGCTGTGTTGTTGTTGTACTTTCCAGGTTtagttttcattctgtttgtATCTACCAGGTTTGCTAGTGAGATTGCAGGGGTAGATGACTTGGGAACAACCGGAAGAGGAAACGATATGCAAGTTGGTACTTACGTTGAAAAAATGTTCATGTCTGAGTTATCAGGAAACATTATTGACATCTGCCCAGTTGGTGCTCTTACCTCTAAGCCATATGCCTTCACTGCGCGACCGTGGGAAACAAGGTATGTATCTTATCTCATACTGAAGATGCAGCTTTGTCTTAGAATATGTCCATCTATGAACCAAGGgttttctctgattttcattCTCTGCATTTATGTTGTAGACTTTTCCATGGACTGAATCTGACAAATTCTGTTATTTGCTCACAGCTTATTCaagaaaaggaggaatgttATAGTTTGTATACTGTTCTTCCCTTAATTTAGTCTAAAACGTTTTGGAATTGTGGGTTGTGTTGATTGcttagtaaagaaaaaaaattgtatagaggaaaattcaaattcATTAGCTCAGTAATTGTTGAgagtattatttaaaatattgtgtgAATCTAAGCTCTTATACGTGTATCTAAAGTTAAACCtacagcattatttttattgttttgtttattttatgttttgcttgCATTTGGAAAACTGTAAATAGTTTATTCTTCTAAACAGGAAGGTAGAGTCAATTGATGTTCTTGATGCAGTTGGAAGCAACATTGTAGTAAGCACGAGAACTGGAGAAGTGATGAGAATTTTGCCAAGGCTGCATGAAGACATTAATGAGGAATGGATATCTGACAAAACAAGGTGTGTGGGAGGTGTTTATACCCACTTGTGTGTTTGTACACACACTAAAGGCACACTTTGTAGAACCAGAAGTGTGGACAGCACTGACTTCTGGATTCCATTATTAATATTGTAAAGTTATAGCAAAGAATGTTTGGTAAAACAGGTTTTTAATACTATAATTGAAGATACCaagttttttaacattttcatcttttagCCCTTTTTTTACAGTAACTTTTTTTGTATCAGATTTTCTTGAGAGTATCAGATTTCTGAGAAGGTAAAGTTAAACTTCCAGGAGAAATATTTCTAGTGTTTCTCTTTGCTATTCATTGCAAGCTGTAAGGaaactcagaaaatatttagtgTACACAATTATCTTTGTCTTTGCTCTTTAATAATATTTGTGCTGTTCACTTAGGTTTGCTTATGATGGTTTGAAACGTCAGAGACTTACTCAGCCAATGATCAAAAATGAGAAAGGACTATTTGCTTATGCCTCATGGGAGGATGTATTGACTCGTGTTGCTGGTGTGGTAAGAACAATTTCCAGTATATATGttgcattaaattaatttctaaggCTGGATATATTGCAATGATTAGCATGAAAACATTTATAtagaaaagggcttttttctttaagatttgATGGGAGCATTTGACTTCTAAtctaatttcttcttctgaatATCGTTTCATGGATTATACCATCTGAAGAACTTTGTCTTACTATGATTTCATTTGGGGCAATGGGagagaaattacttttattaaatAGGAAACTAAAgtgtttcttcagaaatttaGGAGGAAGCAGCTTTCCTGAATTACTCTGATCTATCTTAAGATGCCTTCAAATTTATTTAAACTGTGCTATCACTGCTCTTGTTATCAAAGCTATTTATTCTGTATTACTTATATCTGAATTGTGCTTGCCTCGGTGCTTTCTCTGTGGTGATTGATTCTGCTGCTCAGATGAAGTGCTGAATGACTGCTCTGGATTTTGATTAAAAACGTTATGTGGGATGGAGTAGAATTGAATAGCTGTAATTGAACTTTCCTCAGGGATTTTTTTGCCCATGCTACAGTAGCAGGGTTTGTTATGAAAGTTATTGCTTTCCAGATAATACCTTTGAGTTGACTTTACTACCTGAGCTTGTGTTATGGGATTTTATTCTGTCGGCTCTGTagcttcattaaaataaaagcattccCCAGTCTTCCTCTCTTCACCCACACCAAATGAGAACTGGCCACAGCTAAGTAATAACTCAAGTGGGAGAGACCTACATAGAATACAGAGAGCTGTTCTTTGCTTATCATGAGTTCTGAGGGAGCTGAGTTGCTACCTTGCCGCAGTCAGATGCTTGCTAATCATTTTGTGCTACTGCAGGCCAGCGGTTGTATGGCTGGCTGTAGCACATCCTAATATAACACACATTCACCTACGCCAAATGGGAATTTATTTCAGTGGTTTCTGTTGCTGATGCTTatggtttctctctctctgtccagCTACAGGCTGTCAACGGTAAGGAAGTAGCAGCAATTGTAGGAGGACTGGTGGATGCAGAAGCACTAATAGCTCTGAAGGACTTACTGAATCGAGTAAATTCCGATACACTCTGCACTGAAGAGGTCTTCCCTACTGCTGGAGCTGGGTAAGAGTTCAGGCAAAGTTTGTCTGTAATTAGGATGTTAATAAACCTTCCAGACTGGAGATCATCTGCAGATCATCAAGATTTTGAAATGACACAGGATAGCAATTGCTGATGCATTAGCAGGTTTTGTTTGAATTTACAATATTACTTTATAGAGAGCATGGATGAATGGTGAATTGATAGTCTCTACTACAGCAGGAGTTGTACACTTTACTGTATGCTGAGGCTGCTGTAGTTTAACAGGAAGCTACTGTAAGCCAGTTACACCCTGTTCTAAGTTGGATCATTTATTctacttctgtttctgttgtgaaaaCTATAGTACAATAATGATCTTGTAAACTCTGTAAAAGCAGATGAAGTTTTTGAAGGCTGACAATAATTGTAAATGTAGCAAATATACACATCGTAATTCCTTTAATGTTTTGCTGTCTGTGATAGTCATGAATGAGAAAAGCTCTATTTTATTTGGCTTAGTAATTCAGATTGAGAAATCTTTTCTTGCCCTGTCTCTTCCTTAGGTGAAAAAACCTTTTGAGCTTTTAGCATCTTTATCGTATCCTTTCCTTTACTGAATTCACAtccttcttctttttcacctctttGTGTTATAGCACAGATTTGCGCTCTAACTACCTTCTTAATACCAAGATTGCTGGAGTGGAGGAGGCAGATGTCCTGCTTCTGGTTGGCACCAATCCACGCTTTGAGGCACCACTTTTTAATGCTAGAATTAGAAAGAGGTTTGTATTCCTTGGTGATGAATAAGCATGCAAATCTATCTGGATTCAGTACGATGCTCAGGTGGAGCTGCAGGCAGTAAGTGGAGAGCGTTCATCCAGATGGGACTCGCTGGATTTAGTTCACCTTTTAGTAAAGGGAATGATGATAAATATGTAGTTAAAGGGGGTTTCTTCTCCCTGTATTTTATAGCTATGGTTTGTTCATTCTCACTTTGACATTTTAAGTAAGTTCATATACTTTGACGTTTATTCCTTTTTCATGTGACACACACCTCAGATTCTGTCTTATAAAAGCTTGAAGCCTATTCcttaaagaattattttcagcaTAAGTTTGCTGCTTTTTGTATTGTTGTAACAAATGAGACTTGCTGATTTTAGAAGCAGTCATTCaagtttaactttttttttttttgcaaggaaTTTGGCTTTCCCAGACTTTTCAACATACCTTATTAAAGTTGAGTTAGCTACGTCAGCAAGTAATGAGGTTTATAGGAGACCTGTCCTTCCTAATGCTCAGATcattcaaaatacaaaatggTTGAATAAAACTCtctatttctttgatttttataaaatgtttcttgtgttttcagctGGCTTCACAATGACTTGCAAGTGGCGCTTGTTGGCTCTCCTGTGAATTTGACCTACACATATGATCATCTAGGAGAGTCCCCGCAGATACTCCAGGACATTGCTTCTGGAAAACATGCATTCTGCAAGGTACACATGGCTTAGAACTGCCACTGTTAAATTTCAGATGTATTGAATAATTGTCTCTTCAAATCTGTCTCTGTGAGGAATGCAGAAGTACCATGTTGTAATGGGGTTATCTGCTTTTAATCAAATGCAGAGTGGAGGTAATTATTAGTGTGCACCAAGTACGTGTGAACTGCTTAATACATTCAGGCGTGTAAAACTTTGCAGTGCAGGACACTCCTGTGATATTTGTGGTATAAACCAGTGTTTCAGCCACTGctatttcaaattaaatgtcGGGTTATCAAGAGTATAGTCCTGTATTGATGGGATAGCGTACTGCTTATAGCAGTTTCTCCTCACTTTGTCTCTAACCAAAACAAGGACCATTTGAGAACCATGCTTTGCAAAGAAGACTTGTGTAGAAATTATTGGATTTATTACATTATCTGCATGAAGCATTGTCTTTAGAGCCCTGAGATgaatttcttggttttgttttttttttttgttacttgcACAGGTCCTTGACCAGGCCAAAAAGCCAATGGTGGTGGTAGGTAGCGCAGCGCTGCAGCGCAGTGACGGAGCGGCTATCCATGCTGCTGTTTCCACCATTGCACAAAGTGCCAGGACAAAAAGTGGTGTTGGTTCTGATTGGAAAGTCATGAACATCCTCCACAGGTTTGCTTTAAAGCTTTTTTGGGAGCCACTTCCATTCATGCTGGGTCTACATGTTTTATCCCAATGTATATGTACAGTTTTCTTTGTGTACGCACAAGTAGCTTACCAAGGTAGAACCTGCagggaatattaaaaaaatagaagtacaAACTAGCagaaaaatctttaataaaaatggaGTCCTTGATCTGGCAAAGTTTTCAGGCTCTCAGTGAGATTTTATTAATCCATTAAATTTAAATGTAGAATTTAGAGTTTAAATTTGGAGGTAAAGAATACAAGAGCTTAATAACATACCACAGTGCTCAGTAGAATGCACATTAGACCAGTGTCGCTTTGTAAATGATTGCGGTCTATgtagagaaagcaaaacaaaaaaaatgccaagagTATTTAAGTAATGTGGTTTCTTGTAACATTGCTTTTACTATGCAGTTTATTAACTGAATAATGAAGATAAAAAGCTTCAAAGTGTTTCATTTTAGGGCTTTTGGTCTTAGTTATTCAGTTTATTGGGAAGTTACTCTTTTTAATAGTCAAGCTTCTCTTGGAACAGTTCTTCCCCACTCTTACTAAGATTCTTGTCAGTCAGATTAACAACTTGTGTAAAGGAAAAGTTATTTCAGCAAATGTAGTGACACTCAGATTTAGAGACTCAACAAAAGCTTCGTTAATGTAAAACCAGTACAGCAAGAGTAGGGCTTGGTCCTCTGAAGGAGATTTGAATATAAACTCCTTCTgctgaaactgaaatatttaatatcaaAACACAGATGAGTTAGATACATTTTTTACATACGGTTTGGCAGTTTTTCATGTTGCTGACTTTCATGTTTTTGGTGCACCATTCTCTCTAGCTAAAGTGTAAAAAGCAACTTACCTTACTGGAACCCATGTATCTGACTATGTCAGACAAACATGAGTAAGACTGAAAGATCTGCACACTacagagagaattttttttcttttatatataattAAGTCTGGCATTCGATTATGCAGGATTATGCAAAACTGtttcttgcaaaagaaaaaggctgCCAGAAAACGAGAATGGTTAttcttttgaaagtatttttgtgTGAATAAATGAATAGTGATGAAATAGTAGTCTTAAGTCTTAGATGCTTCAGAGTAACTGATGGTCCAATAACTGGTCTTTCATCTTCCATCTGAATGCCCTAACTTAAAGGCCCGCTGAGTTCAATTCATAACTGAAACGTGAACCTTGATATTCCAGATGACAAGCATGCTGCCTGTCACTAGGCCCTTACCTCGAATGTCTGCCTTTATTTTGCTATCCCTTATTGAATAGGTGAAATTCCCCATGAAAACTTCAAATGGCATCAGTTTGCATTTTGACAAAACTAACTGGATATTATGCTAAATACTCTGTCAAAATTTTCATCTGCCTTTATGCTCAGTTTCTGTCCGGTTACTGTTGGAGACCTCTTATGTCCCTCCTAAATGCTGAGTCAAAAAAAAGAACTTAGGTTTGTTCTGATGAGGAAGGGGGAATTCTGAAATACCTTGTAGTCATAATGTGTTTCTTCCTACAGGATTGCAAGCCAGGTAGCTGCTTTAGATCTGGGTTTC encodes:
- the NDUFS1 gene encoding NADH-ubiquinone oxidoreductase 75 kDa subunit, mitochondrial, which produces MFRLPAARRTLAGVAQSQRVCGRTTATAATNQIEVFVDGHPVLVNPGTTVLQACEKAGIQIPRFCYHDRLSVAGNCRMCLVEIEKAPKPVAACAMPVMKGWNILTNSEKSRKAREGVMEFLLANHPLDCPICDQGGECDLQDQSMMFGSDRSRFREGKRAVEDKNIGPLVKTIMTRCIQCTRCIRFASEIAGVDDLGTTGRGNDMQVGTYVEKMFMSELSGNIIDICPVGALTSKPYAFTARPWETRKVESIDVLDAVGSNIVVSTRTGEVMRILPRLHEDINEEWISDKTRFAYDGLKRQRLTQPMIKNEKGLFAYASWEDVLTRVAGVLQAVNGKEVAAIVGGLVDAEALIALKDLLNRVNSDTLCTEEVFPTAGAGTDLRSNYLLNTKIAGVEEADVLLLVGTNPRFEAPLFNARIRKSWLHNDLQVALVGSPVNLTYTYDHLGESPQILQDIASGKHAFCKVLDQAKKPMVVVGSAALQRSDGAAIHAAVSTIAQSARTKSGVGSDWKVMNILHRIASQVAALDLGFKPGVEAIKKNPPKVLYLLGADSGCITRQDLPKDCFIIYQGHHGDVGAPMADVILPGAAYTEKAATYVNTEGRAQQTRVAVTPPGMAREDWKIIRAVSELAGMTLPYENLDQIRKRLEEISPNLVRYDDVEEANYFSQANELSKLVKKQLLADPLVPPQLTIKDFYMTDSISRASQTMAKCVKAVVEGAHAVDEPASC